The Oncorhynchus mykiss isolate Arlee chromosome 20, USDA_OmykA_1.1, whole genome shotgun sequence genome includes a region encoding these proteins:
- the zbtb18 gene encoding zinc finger and BTB domain-containing protein 18 isoform X1 has translation MHTAGYEDSMEFPDHSRHLLQCLSEQRHQGFLCDSTVLVGDAQFRAHRAVLASCSMYFHLFYKDQLDKRDIVHLNSDIVTAPAFALLLEFMYEGKLQFKALPVEDVLAAASFLHMYDIVKVCKKKLKYKATAEADSTKKEEDASSCSDKVESFSEGSTGHPATADLLPSDDEDLEAKQDPSNLWMRLPSDRPGTPATATSPREADTHVSPPKLQSPAGSPSSSTGSLSRRSLGSRGSRSSRSSRRVSADADCVLDLSVKSSLTGPSEALSNNPYFCGRVTPDSLQGTLVQVKQEKNTGSDDEGLVSGDYEMDHSGPKATPPRTNGGLNHHGVGSHAHRRLGLEAHLSALRDASLASELERDDKVSDDDMLGGESERAQVEAASIDSTLLPYVSNMLNAPHTQIFMCPLCNKVFPSPHILQIHLSTHFREQEGVRAKPASDVNVPTCSICGKTFSCMYTLKRHERTHSGEKPYTCTTCGKSFQYSHNLSRHAVVHTREKPHACKWCERRFTQSGDLYRHIRKFHCELVNSLSVKSEGLNLPNLHRDWAIEDSSQELWK, from the exons ATGCATACTGCAG GTTATGAAGACAGCATGGAGTTCCCAGACCACAGCAGACATTTGCTACAGTGTCTGAGTGAACAGAGGCATCAGGGTTTCCTTTGTGATTCCACTGTGCTGGTCGGCGATGCCCAGTTCCGAGCCCATCGAGCAGTGCTGGCTTCATGCAGCATGTACTTCCATCTCTTTTACAAGGACCAGCTCGACAAAAGGGACATTGTTCATCTGAACAGCGACATTGTTACAGCCCCGGCGTTCGCTCTCCTGCTGGAGTTCATGTACGAGGGGAAGCTCCAGTTCAAAGCCCTGCCCGTGGAGGACGTGCTGGCTGCAGCCAGTTTCCTACATATGTACGACATAGTCAAGGTCTGCAAGAAGAAGCTGAAGTACAAAGCCACTGCGGAGGCAGACAGCACCAAGAAGGAGGAAGACGCCTCCAGCTGCTCTGACAAAGTAGAGAGCTTCTCTGAGGGCAGCACGGGCCACCCCGCAACGGCCGACCTACTGCCCAGTGACGATGAGGACCTGGAGGCCAAGCAGGACCCCAGCAACCTGTGGATGAGGCTGCCCTCTGACCGCCCGGGCACCCCAGCCACCGCCACCAGCCCAAGGGAGGCTGACACCCATGTCAGTCCCCCCAAACTGCAGTCCCCTGCCGGCAGCCCCAGCAGCTCTACTGGCTCCCTGTCCCGGAGGTCCCTGGGCTCCCGTGGCTCCCGAAGCTCCCGTAGCTCTCGCAGAGTGTCGGCGGATGCAGACTGTGTCCTGGACTTGTCTGTGAAGTCCAGCCTGACGGGGCCCAGCGAGGCCTTGTCCAACAACCCCTATTTCTGTGGCCGGGTGACGCCCGACAGCCTGCAGGGCACCCTGGTCCAGGTGAAGCAGGAGAAGAACACAGGCTCAGATGATGAGGGCCTGGTGAGTGGCGACTATGAGATGGACCACAGCGGGCCCAAAGCAACCCCTCCCAGAACCAACGGAGGACTGAACCACCACGGGGTCGGCAGCCATGCTCACAGACGCCTGGGCCTGGAGGCCCACCTCTCGGCCCTGCGTGATGCCTCCCTGGCCAGCGAGCTGGAGCGTGACGACAAGGTCAGCGATGATGACATgctggggggagagagtgagcggGCCCAGGTCGAGGCAGCCAGCATCGACAGCACCCTGCTGCCCTACGTGTCCAACATGCTGAACGCTCCTCACACTCAGATCTTCATGTGCCCCCTGTGCAACAAGGTGTTTCCCAGTCCGCACATCCTCCAGATCCACCTCAGCACACACTTTCGCGAGCAGGAGGGTGTGCGCGCCAAGCCCGCCAGCGATGTCAATGTGCCCACCTGCTCCATCTGCGGCAAGACGTTCTCCTGCATGTACACCCTGAAGCGCCACGAGCGGACTCACTCCGGGGAGAAGCCGTACACGTGCACCACGTGCGGTAAGAGCTTCCAGTACTCCCACAACCTGAGCCGGCACGCTGTGGTGCACACCCGAGAGAAGCCACACGCCTGCAAATGGTGCGAGCGGCGCTTCACCCAGTCTGGGGACCTGTACCGCCACATCCGCAAGTTCCACTGCGAACTGGTCAACTCGCTCTCTGTCAAGAGCGAAGGCCTCAACCTCCCCAACCTTCACAGGGACTGGGCCATAGAGGATAGTTCTCAAGAACTGTGGAAGTGA
- the zbtb18 gene encoding zinc finger and BTB domain-containing protein 18 isoform X2 has protein sequence MEFPDHSRHLLQCLSEQRHQGFLCDSTVLVGDAQFRAHRAVLASCSMYFHLFYKDQLDKRDIVHLNSDIVTAPAFALLLEFMYEGKLQFKALPVEDVLAAASFLHMYDIVKVCKKKLKYKATAEADSTKKEEDASSCSDKVESFSEGSTGHPATADLLPSDDEDLEAKQDPSNLWMRLPSDRPGTPATATSPREADTHVSPPKLQSPAGSPSSSTGSLSRRSLGSRGSRSSRSSRRVSADADCVLDLSVKSSLTGPSEALSNNPYFCGRVTPDSLQGTLVQVKQEKNTGSDDEGLVSGDYEMDHSGPKATPPRTNGGLNHHGVGSHAHRRLGLEAHLSALRDASLASELERDDKVSDDDMLGGESERAQVEAASIDSTLLPYVSNMLNAPHTQIFMCPLCNKVFPSPHILQIHLSTHFREQEGVRAKPASDVNVPTCSICGKTFSCMYTLKRHERTHSGEKPYTCTTCGKSFQYSHNLSRHAVVHTREKPHACKWCERRFTQSGDLYRHIRKFHCELVNSLSVKSEGLNLPNLHRDWAIEDSSQELWK, from the coding sequence ATGGAGTTCCCAGACCACAGCAGACATTTGCTACAGTGTCTGAGTGAACAGAGGCATCAGGGTTTCCTTTGTGATTCCACTGTGCTGGTCGGCGATGCCCAGTTCCGAGCCCATCGAGCAGTGCTGGCTTCATGCAGCATGTACTTCCATCTCTTTTACAAGGACCAGCTCGACAAAAGGGACATTGTTCATCTGAACAGCGACATTGTTACAGCCCCGGCGTTCGCTCTCCTGCTGGAGTTCATGTACGAGGGGAAGCTCCAGTTCAAAGCCCTGCCCGTGGAGGACGTGCTGGCTGCAGCCAGTTTCCTACATATGTACGACATAGTCAAGGTCTGCAAGAAGAAGCTGAAGTACAAAGCCACTGCGGAGGCAGACAGCACCAAGAAGGAGGAAGACGCCTCCAGCTGCTCTGACAAAGTAGAGAGCTTCTCTGAGGGCAGCACGGGCCACCCCGCAACGGCCGACCTACTGCCCAGTGACGATGAGGACCTGGAGGCCAAGCAGGACCCCAGCAACCTGTGGATGAGGCTGCCCTCTGACCGCCCGGGCACCCCAGCCACCGCCACCAGCCCAAGGGAGGCTGACACCCATGTCAGTCCCCCCAAACTGCAGTCCCCTGCCGGCAGCCCCAGCAGCTCTACTGGCTCCCTGTCCCGGAGGTCCCTGGGCTCCCGTGGCTCCCGAAGCTCCCGTAGCTCTCGCAGAGTGTCGGCGGATGCAGACTGTGTCCTGGACTTGTCTGTGAAGTCCAGCCTGACGGGGCCCAGCGAGGCCTTGTCCAACAACCCCTATTTCTGTGGCCGGGTGACGCCCGACAGCCTGCAGGGCACCCTGGTCCAGGTGAAGCAGGAGAAGAACACAGGCTCAGATGATGAGGGCCTGGTGAGTGGCGACTATGAGATGGACCACAGCGGGCCCAAAGCAACCCCTCCCAGAACCAACGGAGGACTGAACCACCACGGGGTCGGCAGCCATGCTCACAGACGCCTGGGCCTGGAGGCCCACCTCTCGGCCCTGCGTGATGCCTCCCTGGCCAGCGAGCTGGAGCGTGACGACAAGGTCAGCGATGATGACATgctggggggagagagtgagcggGCCCAGGTCGAGGCAGCCAGCATCGACAGCACCCTGCTGCCCTACGTGTCCAACATGCTGAACGCTCCTCACACTCAGATCTTCATGTGCCCCCTGTGCAACAAGGTGTTTCCCAGTCCGCACATCCTCCAGATCCACCTCAGCACACACTTTCGCGAGCAGGAGGGTGTGCGCGCCAAGCCCGCCAGCGATGTCAATGTGCCCACCTGCTCCATCTGCGGCAAGACGTTCTCCTGCATGTACACCCTGAAGCGCCACGAGCGGACTCACTCCGGGGAGAAGCCGTACACGTGCACCACGTGCGGTAAGAGCTTCCAGTACTCCCACAACCTGAGCCGGCACGCTGTGGTGCACACCCGAGAGAAGCCACACGCCTGCAAATGGTGCGAGCGGCGCTTCACCCAGTCTGGGGACCTGTACCGCCACATCCGCAAGTTCCACTGCGAACTGGTCAACTCGCTCTCTGTCAAGAGCGAAGGCCTCAACCTCCCCAACCTTCACAGGGACTGGGCCATAGAGGATAGTTCTCAAGAACTGTGGAAGTGA